In the genome of Dermacentor silvarum isolate Dsil-2018 chromosome 1, BIME_Dsil_1.4, whole genome shotgun sequence, one region contains:
- the LOC119437081 gene encoding ATP-dependent RNA helicase DDX51-like: protein MYFYISSCRFTDDTESAEQKFDPDKRLRKILRKAKRKQEEARNLAQDGCLQTDSADITLECNQKDGKKREISDNRLAQGNAVVPLVKKVKLEAQNGDAALAVAAPLSDVVALETSAVKKKSRRKKSQQPRMRRDRRNENLSVAGDNGANDNLPAGTEPTVDHQHERSALDDELDGGKVEDAREDDHKPMQESVETSPEEYYPILGDVQVKRADVVHRVLPEWLSNPEMVASIVKKGKKPGSRKVEHFSSSLSAEMMSMLAANHIRKLFPVQEKVVPWLLSSEQRRSHLPPRDICVSAPTGSGKTLAYVIPIIEDLKLRVVRAVRAVVVLPVKELAAQVHAVFLQYVGATSLNVQLVTGTKTFAEEQGLLVRKGAKGYASLVDIVVATPGRLLDHIRKTPGFNLHLLKFFVLDEADRVIEDVQTTLIPEVEQAVFGTGKMNCCCGGTVHDRLCTHPLTVCSLQHCREPVQKLLYSATLTQDPDKLQSLMLFQPKLFTATATVNMPGDEQRQKTFVGKYTTPQGLSEFYYLTHDNTKPLAVWDLVANHGFRDTLCFTASKEDAHRLSLVLKEMGNVRAEEFSAKLSTAERARVLRKFASGKLEILVCSNVLARGLDVANVRHVICYDPPKFIKTYVHRVGRTARAGVPGTAVTFLRQGQLQAFKEMLSSAGKTDIQPLNLSDTDGLESLQSKYRDALKAVEAIVKSEQIGPDRKKKYNFAAKSAVLNERPNVNTANGGSTV, encoded by the coding sequence ATGTATTTCTACATTTCATCTTGTAGATTCACCGACGACACTGAGTCAGCGGAGCAAAAGTTTGATCCGGACAAACGGCTACGAAAAATTTTAAGGAAAGCCAAACGGAAACAAGAGGAGGCTCGTAATTTGGCACAAGATGGGTGTCTGCAAACAGATTCGGCAGACATTACACTTGAATGTAATCAAAAGGATGGCAAGAAGAGGGAAATTAGTGACAACCGACTTGCCCAGGGTAATGCTGTGGTGCCACTTGTTAAGAAAGTCAAGCTGGAGGCTCAGAACGGTGACGCAGCTCTAGCTGTTGCAGCACCTTTGTCTGATGTAGTGGCATTGGAAACCTCAGCAGTAAAAAAGAAAAGTCGGAGAAAGAAAAGCCAACAGCCTCGCATGCGACGTGACAGACGCAATGAAAACCTTAGTGTTGCTGGTGACAATGGAGCCAACGACAATCTGCCAGCAGGAACAGAACCCACCGTAGATCACCAACACGAACGTTCTGCATTGGATGACGAGTTAGATGGTGGTAAGGTTGAAGACGCAAGAGAAGATGACCACAAACCTATGCAAGAATCTGTTGAAACCAGTCCTGAAGAATATTATCCAATTCTGGGTGATGTGCAGGTGAAAAGAGCAGATGTTGTTCACCGAGTCCTACCAGAATGGTTATCCAATCCAGAGATGGTTGCATCAATTGTGAAGAAAGGCAAAAAGCCTGGTAGCAGGAAAGTAGAACACTTCAGCAGCAGCCTAAGTGCTGAGATGATGTCTATGTTGGCCGCAAACCACATACGGAAGCTATTTCCTGTTCAAGAAAAAGTGGTTCCATGGTTGCTTTCATCAGAGCAACGGCGTTCGCACCTGCCGCCACGAGATATTTGTGTTTCTGCACCAACAGGTAGTGGCAAGACGCTTGCGTATGTTATACCTATTATAGAAGACCTAAAACTTCGTGTTGTGCGGGCAGTTCGTGCTGTTGTTGTCCTTCCCGTAAAGGAGCTCGCAGCACAAGTCCATGCTGTGTTCTTGCAGTATGTTGGTGCAACATCACTGAATGTGCAGTTGGTGACTGGGACGAAAACATTTGCCGAAGAACAGGGACTACTTGTTCGCAAAGGTGCTAAGGGCTATGCGAGCTTAGTGGACATTGTGGTGGCTACTCCGGGACGTCTCCTTGACCACATACGCAAGACTCCTGGCTTTAACCTACATCTGCTTAAGTTTTTTGtgcttgatgaagctgaccgagTTATTGAAGATGTGCAGACAACGTTAATTCCTGAGGTAGAACAAGCTGTGTTCGGTACAGGCAAGATGAACTGCTGTTGTGGAGGGACTGTCCACGACCGGCTGTGCACACATCCATTGACTGTTTGCAGTCTTCAGCATTGCCGAGAGCCCGTACAAAAGCTGCTGTACTCAGCAACATTGACTCAGGATCCTGACAAACTGCAAAGCCTTATGCTTTTTCAGCCAAAGCTCTTCACAGCCACTGCCACTGTCAACATGCCAGGTGATGAACAGCGGCAGAAAACTTTTGTTGGAAAGTATACCACACCACAGGGGCTTAGTGAGTTCTACTACCTCACTCATGATAACACAAAGCCATTGGCTGTATGGGATCTTGTGGCAAATCATGGTTTCCGGGACACCCTTTGTTTTACTGCTTCTAAGGAGGACGCCCACAGGCTTAGCTTGGTGCTTAAAGAAATGGGTAATGTTCGTGCTGAAGAATTTTCTGCAAAACTGAGCACAGCAGAACGTGCACGAGTACTGAGAAAGTTTGCATCTGGAAAGCTGGAAATCTTAGTTTGCTCAAATGTTCTGGCCAGAGGTCTTGACGTGGCGAATGTGCGGCATGTCATATGCTATGACCCTCCAAAGTTTATTAAGACATACGTACACAGGGTGGGTAGGACTGCACGTGCTGGTGTTCCAGGCACAGCCGTGACATTTCTGCGGCAAGGTCAGTTACAAGCTTTCAAGGAAATGCTTTCGTCAGCTGGGAAGACAGACATTCAGCCTCTCAATCTTAGTGACACTGATGGGCTTGAATCGCTTCAAAGCAAGTATCGGGATGCTCTAAAGGCTGTTGAAGCTATTGTGAAAAGTGAGCAAATTGGCCCAGACAGAAAGAAAAAGTACAACTTTGCTGCCAAGTCTGCAGTACTTAATGAAAGACCTAATGTGAATACAGCAAATGGGGGTTCCACTGTGTAA